A window from Sinanaerobacter sp. ZZT-01 encodes these proteins:
- a CDS encoding EAL and HDOD domain-containing protein, translating into MERYIARQPIFDRDMNLYGYELLYRESNVNLYTGVDDNQATAELICNSFLVFDINDLTDGKKAFINFSKGLIKNNVPLLLPKQNIVIEILEREDTTQEIIDACKKMRDMGYMLALDDFVFEEKFLSLMDTIDIVKIEFPLIDCKIQRDLIQKYKSKIKFLAEKIETREEYQIAFEMGYDYFQGFFFSKPFVMKTKEIESLNSNLLLIMEDLKKEEPSYEKIASIIQSDLGLTYKLLKLANSAYYGAKNKITSIRQALSYLGMNKIYQWISLMLLKDFQSVENAELIKLSLIRGRLMDSLAVELGLSGANADCFFTGMFSFIDILLNKDMDEVLKYMPFTDNVKMALLGMENEQRELLNCIIDYEKTGLNMGKASFMNKISAERYMELYVDALKWASGLNYV; encoded by the coding sequence ATGGAGCGATATATAGCAAGGCAGCCGATATTTGACAGGGACATGAATTTATATGGATATGAATTACTTTATCGTGAAAGCAATGTAAACCTATATACGGGTGTGGATGACAATCAAGCGACTGCTGAATTGATATGTAATTCTTTTCTTGTTTTTGATATCAATGATTTGACGGATGGTAAAAAAGCATTTATAAATTTTTCAAAAGGTCTTATAAAAAATAATGTTCCGCTCTTGCTACCAAAACAAAATATAGTTATTGAAATTTTGGAGCGCGAAGATACTACGCAAGAGATCATAGATGCTTGCAAAAAAATGCGTGATATGGGATATATGTTAGCACTGGATGATTTTGTTTTTGAAGAAAAATTTTTATCGTTGATGGACACAATTGATATCGTTAAGATTGAATTCCCGCTTATTGATTGTAAGATACAACGTGATTTAATTCAAAAATATAAATCTAAAATAAAATTTTTGGCAGAGAAAATTGAAACGAGAGAAGAATATCAAATTGCATTTGAAATGGGGTATGATTATTTTCAAGGTTTTTTCTTCAGCAAACCTTTTGTGATGAAAACAAAAGAAATAGAGAGCCTAAATTCAAATCTGCTTCTTATTATGGAGGACCTGAAAAAAGAGGAACCGAGTTATGAAAAAATTGCCAGCATTATTCAAAGTGATCTTGGTCTTACCTATAAGCTTTTAAAGCTCGCTAATTCAGCATACTATGGAGCAAAAAATAAAATAACTTCTATACGGCAAGCGTTGTCTTACTTGGGAATGAATAAGATTTATCAATGGATTTCGCTGATGCTGCTGAAGGATTTTCAAAGTGTTGAAAATGCAGAATTGATTAAATTGTCTCTAATACGAGGGCGGCTTATGGATTCTTTGGCAGTTGAACTGGGATTGAGCGGTGCAAATGCAGACTGCTTTTTTACCGGAATGTTTTCCTTTATTGACATTCTATTAAATAAGGATATGGATGAGGTGCTGAAATATATGCCATTCACAGATAATGTCAAAATGGCTTTGTTGGGCATGGAAAATGAGCAGAGAGAATTGTTGAATTGCATCATTGATTATGAAAAAACTGGATTAAATATGGGAAAGGCATCTTTTATGAATAAGATAAGTGCAGAGCGGTATATGGAATTGTATGTAGATGCACTGAAATGGGCCAGTGGTTTGAACTATGTCTGA
- a CDS encoding DUF2321 domain-containing protein, whose amino-acid sequence MLTKSCLRCNSVIADENAKFCPECGESLIKRCGNCGAKIDGSPKFYPECENK is encoded by the coding sequence ATGCTTACAAAATCTTGTCTAAGATGTAATTCAGTAATTGCAGATGAAAATGCAAAATTTTGTCCAGAATGTGGAGAATCACTTATAAAGAGATGCGGAAATTGTGGGGCAAAAATTGATGGCTCTCCTAAGTTTTATCCAGAGTGCGAAAATAAATGA
- a CDS encoding dynamin family protein, producing the protein MNTSMIDIVKYTGELLENSEICAKEAFRVRELSDKLANQQITISVIGQFKRGKSTLLNKMLGEKLLPVGIVPVTSAVTRIQYGEKAAAVHFGNGIVRPVAFEALSEYISEQKNPDNERGVASVTLKVPAAFLMSGITLVDTPGVGSFHKHNSDAAYAFIKESDAVIFTLSVDSPINEIEINFLKSAKEYAAKFYFAVNKIDVVSEEELSAYLDYCRRLLCQIMEVESVNMYAVSAKNGEGVSTLKESIQNDCEEAARKIIEDSVGMKLKDIIGSTLAQLGLYWNALKMPIGKFDNRFKSMEKYLEDLQKNKKQVRVQLEREADRMIEAFKQTITSHKGEILCMEDSLCKEAQASLNQEMITKLQDACWEMSNEMEARLNEMKTSLADTVSELFGMEYHYEMKTLNLGREEKEGQGTKFKENELLKKDWEEADDNCDRLFEKMFLNYTFQIRSCATNLAERFESEQEKICNELQASLNHILMYRETSTYIVARRIEDLNILTRNLKKIRNQL; encoded by the coding sequence ATGAATACCTCTATGATCGATATAGTAAAATATACAGGAGAACTGCTGGAAAACTCTGAGATATGCGCAAAAGAAGCCTTCAGAGTTCGTGAATTGAGTGATAAGCTTGCCAATCAGCAAATTACCATTTCGGTGATTGGGCAGTTTAAACGAGGCAAGAGTACGCTGCTGAATAAAATGCTTGGAGAAAAGCTGTTGCCTGTAGGTATCGTTCCTGTAACCTCTGCGGTTACGAGAATACAGTATGGGGAGAAAGCAGCGGCTGTACATTTTGGGAACGGTATTGTTCGACCCGTTGCTTTTGAAGCATTATCGGAATATATCAGTGAGCAAAAAAATCCGGATAATGAGAGAGGTGTTGCTTCTGTTACCTTAAAGGTACCTGCTGCGTTTTTAATGAGTGGAATAACACTTGTAGATACTCCGGGAGTGGGTTCTTTTCATAAGCACAATTCAGATGCGGCATATGCTTTTATAAAAGAAAGTGATGCTGTAATTTTTACACTATCTGTAGACAGCCCAATTAACGAAATTGAGATTAATTTTTTGAAAAGTGCAAAAGAATATGCAGCCAAATTCTATTTTGCAGTTAATAAAATTGATGTAGTCTCAGAGGAAGAATTAAGTGCTTATTTGGATTATTGCCGTAGATTGCTTTGCCAAATTATGGAAGTGGAGAGCGTCAATATGTATGCAGTAAGCGCAAAGAATGGTGAAGGAGTATCTACATTAAAGGAAAGCATTCAGAATGATTGTGAAGAAGCAGCCAGAAAAATTATAGAAGATTCAGTTGGAATGAAATTAAAGGACATTATTGGAAGTACCTTAGCACAGCTGGGACTATATTGGAATGCATTAAAAATGCCTATTGGCAAATTTGACAACCGGTTTAAAAGTATGGAAAAATATTTGGAAGATTTACAAAAAAATAAAAAACAGGTACGCGTTCAACTCGAAAGAGAAGCGGATCGGATGATTGAAGCATTCAAGCAAACGATTACTTCTCATAAAGGTGAAATACTGTGCATGGAAGATTCACTTTGCAAGGAAGCGCAGGCTTCTCTGAATCAAGAGATGATCACAAAGCTTCAAGATGCATGTTGGGAGATGTCAAATGAGATGGAAGCACGGCTGAATGAGATGAAGACATCGTTAGCGGATACGGTTTCAGAGCTTTTTGGGATGGAATATCATTATGAAATGAAGACCTTAAATCTTGGAAGAGAAGAAAAAGAAGGACAAGGTACAAAATTCAAAGAAAACGAGCTGCTGAAAAAGGATTGGGAAGAAGCTGATGATAACTGCGACCGACTCTTTGAAAAGATGTTTTTGAATTATACATTCCAAATCAGAAGTTGTGCAACTAATCTTGCAGAACGATTTGAAAGTGAACAAGAGAAGATTTGCAATGAATTGCAAGCTTCATTGAATCATATTTTAATGTATCGTGAGACAAGCACTTATATCGTTGCAAGAAGAATTGAAGATTTAAATATATTAACGAGAAACCTGAAAAAAATAAGAAATCAATTATAA
- a CDS encoding Fic/DOC family protein: MEEELYFYEYDQDGYYCYPDSNTLKNKLNILDAEELKQVEREITALRTAQIMVEGIDGKFDFDHLKAIHRFLFQDIYKWAGEIRNVNISKGNQFCLFQYIEEQMNQIFMQLKQENYLRNCHDLEEFGKRLAYYLSEMNAIHPFREGNGRVQRLFLEELAAFNGYRLDFLKISSEEMLDASQKGFYLDYSLMEDLIIRALSRKE; this comes from the coding sequence ATGGAAGAAGAACTGTATTTTTATGAGTACGATCAGGATGGCTATTATTGTTACCCGGATTCCAATACTTTAAAAAATAAATTAAATATCTTGGATGCAGAGGAATTGAAACAGGTTGAACGTGAAATTACCGCACTTCGTACTGCGCAAATTATGGTGGAAGGCATAGATGGCAAATTTGATTTTGATCATTTAAAAGCGATCCACCGTTTTCTTTTTCAGGACATTTATAAATGGGCAGGGGAGATCAGGAATGTAAACATTTCAAAAGGAAATCAATTCTGCCTGTTCCAATATATTGAAGAGCAGATGAATCAGATTTTTATGCAACTAAAGCAGGAAAACTATCTAAGAAACTGCCATGACTTAGAAGAATTCGGAAAGCGTCTTGCTTATTACTTAAGTGAAATGAATGCAATTCATCCGTTCCGGGAAGGAAATGGACGTGTGCAGCGACTCTTCTTGGAGGAACTTGCTGCATTTAATGGATATCGACTGGATTTTCTGAAGATAAGCAGTGAAGAAATGCTTGATGCAAGCCAGAAAGGTTTCTATTTAGATTATTCCTTAATGGAAGACTTAATCATAAGAGCCTTGTCACGTAAAGAATGA
- a CDS encoding phospholipase D-like domain-containing protein: MKKIIISILLFLVLIVPICWSLFQKGPDGTSFEGDYHEAEAIDFLVDFTFLREGKVIHELNILKREISMIEAAQEFILMDMFLFNDAYDRNSEKYPNAVASITNALIEKRKLNPDMPIVFITDPINGFYGAYEEEAIQSMRDSDIQVILTDLTQMKDSNPLFSGYYRAYIKWFGTKGKGWIENPTDTKKPKVNIRNFLGLLNLKANHRKLLITDQEGMITSANPHDASSYHSNVAVVVKSPVLNDMIEAERRVAIFSGEELPYFEYYQGEQSYLSNTKVKYLTEKAIYNRLLECIRAAKKGDKIQIGMFYLSEFSVIDELEKAAKRGVLIELIADPNKNAFGVKMNGSPNCQSLSKLGEEENFTIKWYNIGEEQYHVKLASFTYPVHNIILMGSANYTRRNLKGYNLESDLEIVTVRDTDISKTIQSYFKRLWNNEDGDYTVEFKTYANDDFLKYKLYQIQEATGISSY, from the coding sequence ATGAAGAAGATAATAATCAGTATACTTTTATTTCTAGTTTTAATTGTTCCCATTTGCTGGAGCCTATTTCAAAAAGGGCCCGACGGGACTTCCTTTGAAGGCGATTATCATGAAGCAGAGGCAATTGATTTTCTTGTGGATTTCACTTTTCTGCGGGAAGGTAAGGTGATCCACGAATTAAATATCTTAAAGCGTGAAATTAGTATGATTGAAGCCGCACAGGAATTCATTCTTATGGATATGTTTTTATTTAACGATGCCTATGACCGAAATTCTGAAAAATATCCGAATGCGGTTGCTAGCATCACAAATGCATTGATTGAAAAGAGAAAGTTAAATCCAGATATGCCGATTGTCTTTATTACGGACCCAATCAATGGATTTTACGGAGCTTATGAAGAAGAGGCTATCCAGAGCATGAGGGATAGTGACATCCAGGTTATTTTGACGGATTTAACGCAAATGAAGGATTCAAATCCGTTGTTTTCTGGTTATTATAGAGCTTACATAAAATGGTTTGGAACGAAAGGAAAAGGATGGATTGAAAACCCTACCGATACAAAAAAGCCAAAAGTGAATATTCGAAATTTTTTAGGCTTGCTAAATTTGAAGGCAAACCATCGAAAGCTTCTTATCACAGACCAAGAAGGAATGATTACATCAGCGAACCCACACGATGCAAGTAGCTATCATTCAAATGTTGCAGTAGTAGTGAAAAGTCCCGTTCTCAATGATATGATTGAAGCGGAGAGGCGTGTCGCAATCTTTTCCGGAGAGGAATTACCTTATTTTGAATACTATCAAGGAGAGCAATCGTATCTGTCAAATACGAAAGTAAAATATTTGACGGAGAAAGCGATTTATAATCGTTTGCTTGAATGCATTCGTGCGGCAAAAAAAGGTGATAAGATTCAAATAGGCATGTTTTATCTGAGTGAGTTTTCTGTGATTGATGAATTGGAAAAAGCTGCGAAACGTGGGGTTCTTATTGAATTAATCGCCGATCCAAACAAAAATGCTTTTGGCGTAAAAATGAATGGATCGCCTAATTGTCAGTCTTTATCGAAGCTGGGTGAAGAAGAAAACTTTACTATAAAATGGTACAATATTGGAGAGGAACAGTACCACGTAAAACTGGCATCGTTTACTTATCCGGTACATAATATCATCTTGATGGGGTCCGCGAATTATACGAGAAGAAATCTAAAGGGTTATAATTTAGAAAGTGATTTGGAAATTGTTACTGTGAGAGATACGGATATTTCAAAAACCATTCAGTCCTATTTTAAACGGTTATGGAATAACGAGGACGGCGATTATACGGTGGAATTTAAGACATATGCGAATGATGATTTCTTAAAGTATAAGTTATATCAAATACAAGAAGCAACGGGGATATCTTCCTATTAG
- a CDS encoding HD-GYP domain-containing protein has protein sequence MIYLPLQHLQPGMVLARSVYYHPTSLPLIVAGQQLGSPMIRKLTELNISGVYIESKFASDIEVKEFIEPKIKQQVTNELKSLYGGYLHNMPLSTSTIDSMRNIAEKLLNYITSKEEFLLNIIDIKDYDTYTYSHSIYVGTLSVLIGMQLNYSENLLLHLAMAGLFHDIGKLDISLDIINKKGPLTPEEFDEIKTHPKKAISRLEFSQKIPNIVLSAIESHHEKYNGTGYPYGLKGDDIPIYGRILALADVYDALTSSRSYRRAWLPNEAVEYMMGCGGTHFDHDLLKAFLRIIAAYPVGTVVQLSNGSLAIVLQNSKEHILRPKIRLLTPENLANTDVDLATDRSFFNVTVTGTITDVDKLPNTIFE, from the coding sequence ATGATATATCTTCCATTGCAGCATTTGCAGCCGGGTATGGTACTTGCACGATCGGTATATTACCATCCAACTTCTCTTCCCCTTATCGTTGCAGGACAGCAGCTAGGTTCACCAATGATCAGAAAGCTTACTGAATTAAATATTTCCGGCGTGTATATTGAAAGTAAATTTGCAAGTGATATTGAAGTAAAAGAATTTATTGAACCAAAGATAAAACAACAAGTTACCAATGAACTAAAATCGCTTTACGGCGGCTACTTACATAATATGCCTCTTTCTACTTCTACAATTGATTCCATGCGCAACATTGCAGAGAAGCTTTTAAATTATATAACTTCGAAAGAAGAATTTTTACTGAACATAATAGATATCAAAGACTATGATACTTATACCTATTCCCATAGTATTTATGTGGGAACTCTAAGCGTCCTAATAGGCATGCAGCTTAATTATTCGGAAAATCTTCTCCTTCATCTTGCTATGGCTGGACTTTTTCATGATATTGGAAAACTGGATATTTCATTAGATATTATCAATAAAAAAGGTCCTCTCACACCTGAAGAATTTGATGAGATTAAAACACATCCCAAAAAAGCAATTAGCCGACTGGAGTTTAGCCAAAAAATTCCGAATATTGTTTTGTCGGCGATAGAAAGCCACCATGAAAAATACAATGGAACCGGATATCCCTATGGCTTGAAGGGAGATGACATCCCAATTTACGGGCGTATTTTAGCCTTAGCAGATGTTTATGATGCATTAACTTCATCTCGTTCTTATCGACGTGCATGGCTTCCGAATGAAGCAGTAGAATATATGATGGGTTGCGGAGGCACCCATTTTGACCATGATCTCTTAAAAGCATTTCTTAGGATCATTGCAGCTTATCCGGTTGGAACCGTTGTCCAACTCAGCAATGGCTCTTTGGCAATCGTTCTGCAAAACTCAAAGGAACATATCCTTCGTCCCAAAATTCGTCTACTGACACCAGAAAATCTAGCAAACACGGATGTGGATCTCGCTACAGACCGTAGTTTCTTTAACGTCACCGTTACCGGCACAATCACTGACGTAGATAAGCTTCCAAATACAATCTTTGAGTAA
- a CDS encoding Crp/Fnr family transcriptional regulator encodes MPFTSKEIEFIQNALSFWNHLTPVQQDSLKKDMIKQHFSSGESLHTGSDDCSGLFLIQSGQLRIYMISESGREVTLYRLFDRDVCIFSASCIMPNITFDVHIEVEKDTDSFLLPTASYRQLANESISVQSFMNDLMESRFSDVMWVIDQVLFASFDRRLSNFLLEQSNIEQSNTLIITQEKIANNIGSAREVVTRMLKYFQSEGIVRLFRGGIEILDKEKLQE; translated from the coding sequence ATGCCTTTTACAAGCAAAGAAATTGAATTTATTCAAAACGCCTTGTCTTTTTGGAACCATTTGACGCCAGTCCAGCAGGATTCTCTAAAAAAAGATATGATAAAGCAGCACTTTTCATCGGGAGAATCCCTGCACACTGGCTCAGATGACTGTTCCGGTCTATTTTTGATTCAATCAGGTCAACTTCGCATATACATGATATCTGAAAGTGGCAGAGAAGTAACACTCTATCGGCTTTTTGACCGAGACGTATGCATTTTCTCCGCTTCCTGCATTATGCCTAACATCACTTTTGATGTCCATATTGAAGTTGAGAAGGATACGGATTCCTTTCTTCTTCCAACCGCATCTTACCGCCAGCTTGCAAATGAATCCATTTCTGTGCAGTCTTTTATGAATGATTTAATGGAATCTCGCTTTTCAGATGTAATGTGGGTCATCGATCAAGTTCTGTTTGCCAGCTTTGACCGTCGTCTTTCTAATTTTCTGTTAGAGCAATCTAATATCGAGCAAAGTAATACATTAATCATTACACAGGAAAAAATTGCAAACAATATTGGATCTGCGAGGGAAGTAGTCACCCGAATGTTAAAATATTTTCAAAGTGAAGGAATTGTGCGTTTATTCCGTGGTGGAATTGAAATTTTAGATAAGGAAAAATTGCAGGAATAA
- the trxA gene encoding thioredoxin, whose translation MTMQITKNNFEQEVLNSKKPVILDFWAPWCGPCQKLGPIIEELAQEIKDEATVAKINVDEQPELARKYRVMSIPTVMIFKDGVCTHTSVGVKSKQEFIQMVR comes from the coding sequence ATGACAATGCAAATAACAAAAAATAATTTCGAACAAGAGGTATTGAATAGTAAGAAACCCGTTATTTTGGATTTTTGGGCACCATGGTGCGGTCCTTGCCAAAAGCTTGGCCCTATTATAGAGGAACTTGCACAAGAGATTAAAGATGAGGCTACTGTAGCAAAAATTAATGTAGATGAACAGCCTGAACTTGCAAGAAAATATCGTGTTATGTCTATCCCCACCGTTATGATTTTTAAGGATGGTGTATGCACCCATACATCTGTAGGCGTAAAATCGAAACAAGAATTCATACAGATGGTTCGATAA
- a CDS encoding DsrE/DsrF/DrsH-like family protein has protein sequence MKICIVGGVAGGASAATRLRRLDENAEIILFEKGEYISYANCGLPYYIGGTIKEKESLIVTKPELLRNRFAVDVRMRNEVLSIQPKEKKITVKNHDTGKEYEENYDKLILSPGAEAKKPNFPGVNEEGIFTLRTVPDTFRIEEYIKQHQTKSAVVIGGGFIGIEMAENLKERGLDVTVVEYSDQVVASLDKEMANILHQHLIENGIHLQLNTGVTSFQKQGDGSLSLETTQQKTLQCELAILSMGVAPESRLAKEAGLSLGIGGSIAVNEQYQTSDPDIYAVGDAVSIINLVSGKEGMIPLAGPANKQGRIAAENALGAEKTIGAGVQGSAVLKVFELTAASTGMNEKQLKKEGMEYQKTYVHPQSHASYYPGATPISMKMLFDKNGKILGAQAVGYEGVEKRIDVIATAMRFSGTVYDLENLELCYAPPFSSAKDPVNMLGFSAANMLKGDMPVWYAEDLETMDLDSVTFLDIGTPEEIMMGTLPNAVNLNLDSLREHLDELDKSKPIYVTCRVGLRGYIATRILMQNGFDVKNLSGGYRTYSLVTYKIDEQEPLLIEKSDKKVDEKKRREPQDNSDTTKTIEVDACGLQCPGPIMKVSSAMKDMKDGERLVIRASDPAFASDIKVWCERTGNLLEGIKNQKGIYEVRLQKMKGAVPGACSNDFDQTSSGNDKTMVVFSGDLDKAIAAFIIANGAAAMDRKVTLFFTFWGLNILRKNQAVKVNKTFIEGMFGKMMPRGSKKLGLSRMNMSGMGARMIRKVMKSKNVSSLEELIQAAMDNGVRIVACQMSMDVMGIRAEELIDGVEIGGVATFLGAAELSDTNLFI, from the coding sequence ATGAAGATATGTATTGTTGGAGGCGTAGCAGGAGGGGCGAGTGCGGCAACACGTTTACGTCGTTTAGATGAGAATGCCGAAATTATTTTGTTCGAAAAAGGAGAATATATTTCTTATGCAAATTGCGGATTACCTTATTATATTGGAGGGACAATTAAAGAAAAGGAAAGTCTGATTGTCACAAAACCGGAGTTATTGCGAAATCGTTTTGCAGTTGATGTCAGAATGAGAAACGAAGTACTCTCAATCCAACCAAAAGAAAAGAAAATAACAGTAAAAAATCATGATACAGGAAAAGAATATGAAGAAAACTATGATAAGCTGATTCTTTCACCAGGAGCGGAAGCAAAGAAACCAAATTTTCCGGGAGTGAATGAAGAAGGCATTTTTACTTTGCGTACGGTTCCTGATACCTTCCGAATTGAGGAATATATAAAACAGCATCAAACAAAATCAGCAGTGGTGATCGGCGGCGGTTTTATTGGGATTGAAATGGCTGAAAATTTAAAGGAAAGAGGCCTTGATGTAACGGTTGTAGAATATAGCGATCAAGTTGTAGCGTCCTTGGATAAAGAAATGGCAAATATACTGCATCAGCATTTGATTGAAAATGGGATTCATCTTCAATTAAATACGGGTGTCACGTCGTTTCAGAAACAAGGGGATGGGAGTTTGAGCCTTGAGACAACGCAACAGAAAACTCTGCAGTGTGAGCTTGCAATTTTAAGCATGGGTGTAGCACCGGAAAGCCGTTTGGCAAAAGAAGCAGGATTAAGCTTGGGAATTGGTGGAAGCATTGCGGTCAATGAGCAGTATCAAACATCAGATCCCGATATTTATGCGGTAGGGGATGCGGTCAGCATCATTAATCTTGTAAGTGGAAAAGAAGGAATGATCCCGCTTGCGGGGCCTGCAAATAAGCAAGGACGGATTGCAGCAGAAAATGCACTTGGGGCAGAGAAAACCATCGGTGCAGGTGTGCAGGGGAGTGCGGTGTTAAAGGTGTTTGAATTGACAGCAGCATCAACCGGTATGAATGAGAAGCAATTGAAAAAGGAAGGTATGGAATATCAGAAGACATATGTGCATCCACAATCGCATGCTTCCTATTATCCGGGAGCAACACCAATCAGCATGAAGATGTTATTCGATAAGAATGGAAAGATTTTAGGAGCACAGGCGGTAGGATATGAAGGTGTAGAAAAACGGATTGATGTAATTGCAACAGCTATGCGCTTTTCTGGTACGGTATATGATTTGGAAAATCTGGAACTATGTTATGCTCCGCCTTTTTCTTCTGCGAAAGATCCAGTTAATATGCTTGGATTTTCAGCGGCAAATATGTTAAAGGGAGATATGCCGGTATGGTATGCAGAGGATTTGGAAACAATGGATTTAGACTCTGTTACTTTCTTGGATATCGGAACACCCGAAGAAATCATGATGGGAACTTTGCCGAATGCAGTTAATTTAAATCTGGATTCTTTACGTGAGCATCTTGATGAATTGGATAAGAGCAAACCGATATATGTAACTTGCAGAGTTGGTCTTAGAGGTTATATTGCTACACGTATATTAATGCAAAATGGATTTGATGTAAAAAATTTAAGCGGAGGCTATCGAACTTATAGTCTTGTAACTTATAAAATTGATGAGCAAGAGCCGCTTCTCATTGAAAAGAGCGATAAAAAAGTTGACGAAAAAAAGCGCAGAGAACCGCAAGACAATTCAGATACAACAAAAACAATTGAAGTAGATGCATGTGGCTTGCAGTGCCCGGGACCGATCATGAAAGTATCTTCTGCTATGAAAGATATGAAAGATGGGGAACGTCTTGTCATTCGTGCGAGTGACCCTGCATTTGCGTCAGATATCAAGGTCTGGTGCGAACGTACAGGAAATCTTTTAGAAGGGATTAAGAATCAAAAAGGCATTTATGAAGTCCGACTTCAGAAAATGAAAGGGGCAGTTCCCGGAGCTTGTAGCAATGACTTTGACCAGACTTCCTCAGGTAACGATAAAACTATGGTCGTATTCAGCGGCGATTTGGATAAAGCAATTGCAGCGTTTATTATCGCTAACGGTGCCGCAGCAATGGATCGCAAAGTAACCCTGTTCTTTACATTTTGGGGACTGAACATTCTGCGTAAGAATCAAGCAGTTAAAGTAAATAAAACATTTATTGAAGGAATGTTCGGTAAGATGATGCCGAGAGGAAGCAAGAAGCTTGGACTATCACGTATGAATATGAGTGGAATGGGTGCAAGGATGATTCGAAAGGTCATGAAATCAAAAAATGTTTCTTCTTTAGAAGAACTGATTCAAGCAGCAATGGATAATGGGGTAAGAATTGTTGCTTGTCAAATGTCTATGGACGTTATGGGGATCCGAGCAGAAGAATTGATCGATGGAGTCGAAATTGGCGGAGTTGCAACTTTCCTTGGAGCAGCCGAACTGTCAGATACTAATTTGTTTATATAA